CCTCCGTCAGTGTATCGCCATACCAGCCGCCAGCATCTTGAATGGCTGCGGCCCGCCATACGCCACCTGTGCCATTAAACGGCATGAACCAATTGCTGGCACTGCGTGCGCTCTGTTCAATGATGAAATGGGTATCTACAGCGAGCCGCTGCGCCTGCGTCAGGGCATTTTCATCCGCATTGAGGTGCGCCCAACGCGTCTGCACCATACCGAGCCGCTCATCAGCCAGCAGATAGGGCAGCGTCCGCCGCAGGAAATCCGGCTCCGGCACAAAATCAGCATCGAAGATGGCAATATACTCGCTATCGAGCCGGGCCATACCAGCCGCCAGCGCCCCAGCTTTAAAGCCCTCGCGCGTGGGGCGCGTCAGATGCGTGATATTGACGCCTTTGCCCTGTAGGCGCGCCACTTCCTGCGCGACGATCCGGCGCGTTTCATCGGTGGAATCATCCAGAACCTGGATTTCCAGCTCAGGATAGTCGAGCGCGGCCAGCGCGTTCAGTGCACGTTGAGCGACATATTGTTCATTGTAAATAGGGAGCTGCACCGTCACATGGGGCCATGTGGCAGGGGCTGAGGGTGTTTGTTCCGGCTGACGATGCCGGAGATATTGTAACAAGAGTACGGCTTGCCCTAATGTATACAGAGCCAGGAATCCCGCACAAATTAGATAGCCAATCGAAATCAATGTGATCAAGAGTGTCTCCATAGCGGGCGATTGTAAGAAAGCACAGCCTATCTGAACAGGGTATGCCCGTTAAAAACCTGTAACGTTTTCTTTAACAATACGTTGTCAGAAACAATATTGTTGCAGATGGACAACCCGGTCCCTGAGCAAAATCGCTCACCATGTCATAAAACTATTTTAAAAAGGGCTCCCATCTATTCGACAGCGACATCAAGTTATATTACGCGTCACAGGTCACTTCCGGCGTCGTTGCCAACGAACGGACGCGATCATACTCAGCAGTATAAAGTGTTGCTAGGTCTTTGTCCTGAATAATAAGCAGGTTCTCATCATTGCTCTCTGCCGCGCTATCACTGAAGTTGAAAGATCCGGTGATCACGGTAGTGCCATCAAGGATGATGACTTTATGGTGCATAACCCCATTGTTGCCATCGCGCATCACAGAAAGCCCGGCGCAGGCCAGCATCGTCATCTCGCTGTATTGTGTGCCGCTGCCTGTCGTCTCAAAGACGCCTTCCACATGCACACCGTTGGCAGCACGGGCCAGCATCGCCTGTCCCAGGTCATCCCGTGTGAAGGAGAACGCCATAAAGACAATGCTGCTCTGGGCCTGGTTCACGGCGTTCACCACAAAGGGCATCACGTCATCTTCACTGGCGAAATACACTTGCATCGGCACGCCCTCAACAGTGAAGCTGCCACCATTACCCGTTGGTGAAGTCGGGCCAAAAGCATGCTGGACGAACATCTCGTTAAATTCCTGCTGATAAGCTTCTACAAGCCGCCGGGAACGGATTTGCAGCAGGTTGTTGTTATTGCGATACACGCCGTTCATGGTGTAGTTGAGCGATCCCATCCATACGCTGATGCCATCCACAATGATGAACTTATTGTGCATGAGGGCAGTACGCTCGTCATTGACGATAGGGATATCTTCAATTTCCAGCTCTAATAACGTGCTGTCGTCGTCTTCGATGCCGTTTTCGTCATCCGTCACAATGCGGACCTGTACGCCGCGCTCATGTGCCCTCAGGATGGCCGCCGTAATAACCTCGTTATTCAGTTCAAAGGCGGCAATATCCAATGTGGCCTGGGCGCTATCAATAGCCTGGGCAACGGGCACATCAATGCCATCAGTCCACAGCGCACGATTACGCTCACCTGTCGGGGCAGTAAAGTAGACCTGCCAAAAGCCTTTGCCATAGCCAAAGCCCTGCCCCACCGGGATCATAGAGACTGTTTGCGGCCCAGGGGTCACCACAGGGGGTTGGGTCACGACGACTGTCGGAATCGTCGGGACGACTTCAATGTCACCATCAATGACGCCAAACAAATCAACGCCCGTAAGTGCGAAGATCAAGACGCCAACGCCAAAGACGAGAGCTGCGGCGACGCTCGCCAGGCAGCCCTGGATTGGGTTAGGACTCTTCTGAGAAGGGGTGTTGCGGCGGTTCGTCATCCGATGATTGCTCGCTTGGGTAGGTGGTATCTGCTGAAACTTGCTTACCGAAGAGGCGCTCAAAGAAGTTACGGCGATCAGTTGGCTCCGCCTCTTCCTGGCCGCTATCTTCCTGTTGGTTATCTTCGCTTTGGCTTTCGCTGTTCGTTTCTATCTTTTCCTGCGGCGGCCCTTCTAAGAGCGGTGCCTCTGCTTCTGGCTGCTGCGGATCAAGCTCAGATAGCTGCGCCATCGCTGAGGCCGCTTCTTCCGGCGCATCTTCGCTCTGGGTTGGTGCTGCCTGCTGCGCATCTATGGATTGCGCCGTATCGACCTTTTCTTGCTGTAACTTCTGCGGCGCCTTTGGCGCTTTTTGTTGTGTGGCTTCATTGTGCCAACTCAGCTTAGGCGCATTGTCCGAAGGCACCTCGTCTGAAGGCGCTTCTTGAACTGGTGCGGCGCTCTGGGCAGCAGCCTGTGAAGTCGCCGGAGTTTTACCCGGCGTGATCATCTCCAGAATGGCATCCAGGTTAGCGCGCATATCGCCCTTATCTTCCGGCAGATTGACAGCCGCCTGGGCCTGATTCACTTCCCCAAGGCCTGTATGAGGCAACCACTTCATCACCTTACCAAGCTGCTCAAACTCACGCATGCTATCCATGAACTCGCGCTGGCCTACAAAGCGATTGATGTCTTTCATCAACTGGCGCATGTACTTCGACCGTTCTTCGAACGCTTCATCAGATGTATCCGCCGCAGACTGCCGCAGATAATCCGCGCCCCATTGCAACAAAACCTGGGCTTCGCTGTCGTTCAGGTCGTCGCGTACGGCGGTACTCTCATACAGCCGCTCAATCTCTTGTTGGAGTTTCTCTTCGCTAGCCATGATGCTCCCTGACGGTTGCTCTCACTGGCTAGCAGTATACAGGTGCGCCTATCTTCTATGCAACAGATGGTCTATAAAAGAAAGAAAATATTTATAAGGACTATCTATAAAATAACTTCATGCACAAACTTATACGGGTCATTTATGGGTCATCAACATGCTAAATCGGTAATACGGTGGGTCCTGGATCAGCGCCTATGTATGCGATCTATCAGAAGATGCCCTAAGAGAGTATGAATATCTGTCATCCCCTTGCCCCGCTTGGCGCATTCTCATAGAATGATGTTATCGGGCGTCATGACATGGCGGATTCCTCATTCGCAACCCACGCAGTAATGCATGCACAACCAACCCAGATAGCGGAATGACAACCTTATGAGCCAACAAATCGCAACCAAACTGGCCTTTATCGACCGTCTCCAACAACCGAAGCCCCTCCTCGTTGATGGTGCGATGGGCACCATGCTGCAACAGCGTGGCAACCTCAAAATATCCGCCTGTTTCGATGAACTAAACCTGACCCAGCCGGAGCTGGTGCAGGGCGTGCATATGGATTATCTTGCGGCTGGGGCCGATATTATCGAGACGAATACATTTAGCGCCAATCGCGTTAAGCTGGCTGAACACAGCCTGGCGGACCGTGTGGGCGATATTAACCAGGCAGCCGTCGCCATTGCCAGACGCGCGTTACAAGCCGCAGGCCGCGAAAATGACGCCTATATTGCCGGATCAATCGGCCCATTGGGTGCCGGGATCGCGCCGTATGGCTCGCTGACAGAACCAGAAGCCCGTAAAGCATTCAATGAGCAGCTTCAAGCGCTTGTGGATGCCGGGGTCGATTTACTGCTCTTCGAGACATTCGCCAACGATGACGAACTGTTATTGGCCGTCGAAGAAGCCCAGACAATCGCACCAGAAATGCCCATCGTGGCCCATGCGACCTTCACACCGGACAGCCGCACCTATCTAGGGCGGACGCCAGCCCGCGTTGCCAACGCGCTCTATAAAGCCGGGGCTACCGTGATCGGCGTCAACTGCGGCGGTGGGCCAGCCCACATCAGCGAGATGTTACAGGCCATGCATAACGCCGTACCCAAAGCCCGCCTGAGCGCTATGCCCAATGCAGGCTACCCACAGGCGATGGGTGGGCGCGTGATGTACCCGGCGCAAGCAGAATACTTTGGCGATGCGGCCCTGACGCTGCGTGCTCAGGGCGCTGTCATCGTCGGGGGCTGCTGCGGCACCACCCCGGCCCATATCTCAGCCATGCGCACAGCCCTGGATGATGCCAGCCGCGTCGCGCTGGTCGGCCATGTGGATGTACACGATGATGAAGAAAGCAGCACAGAACAACTCCGCCCGACAGAATTTGCGGAGCGTCTGCAGGATGGCCGCTTCACAGTCACCGTCGAAATTGCACCGCCGCGCAGTTATACCGCGGAGAAGTTGCTCACAAATGCCCGTCTCTTGCGCGATGCTGGGGCGGATATGCTCAATGTGGCGGATACGCCAGCGGCCCGTATGCGCATGAGCGCCTGGGCTGTCGCTCATCTGTTGCAGCAAAAGCTCGGTATAGAGACGGTGCTGCACTTCCCAACCCGTGGGCGCAACGCCTTACGCGTACAGGGGGACCTGTTAGCGGCGCATGCGCTGGGCTTACGCAATTTGTTCATTACAATGGGCGATCCGGCCCGTATCGGTGATTACCCGGACGCCACCGACAGCTATGACATCGCCCCATCGCGCTTGATTGGGGTCGTCAAGCAGGAGATGAATGAAGGCCGTGATATGGGCGGCAGCAGCATCGGCAGGCCGACCCAGTTCACAGTGGGCTGCGCGCTCAATATGGCCGCCGATGACCTCGACCGGGAAATGCGCGTCCTTGAGAAGAAGCTATCTTCTGGCGCAGATTATGCCCTGGGGCAAGCCGTCTTCGACCCGCCGCGTATTGATCGCTTTTTAGAAGCGTATGAAAAGACATTCAAGGAAGCGTTTAAGCTGCCCGTGTTGATGGGCGTCATGCCGCTCTACAGCCTCAAACATGCGCACTTCCTGAACAACGAAGTACCCGGTATTGAAATCCCAGAGGCCATCTTCAAACGTCTGGAAGATGCGGGGGATGGCGCGGCAGAAGAAGGGGTCGCCATTGCCGTCGAACTAATGGAGCAAATGCGCGATCGCGTTCAGGGTGCTTATATTATCCCGGCTTATGGGCGCTATAAATTGGCTGCGGAAGTCGTCGCAGCGGTATCGGGCTAACATACTTGAGCTTTATACCTGAAAGACGCGACAAAAGGCAGGTCCGCTATGGCACCTGCCTTTTGATATAATTGTGAGGATGCTAAGCAAGCTGGAGATATACAATGCAAGTGGTCTGTCCTGAATGCGGCGAACAAGTCCCGGCAGAAAATATCAATATTCAGCAGATGGTCGCCGTCTGCCCTACATGTAATGCCGTTTTCAAGTTCGACCTATCACAAATCAAAGCCGATCACCGTAAGGTAAAACGCCCACATCAGTTGACGATCCATAATGAAGGGGATTATCTGCATATGGCGTTCTTTACTAACTTTCGGCTGGATAAGAGCGAATCTTTCATCCGGTCGATTGCGCTGAGCATCGCCTTTGCCTTTAGCACATTCGCCACAGGTATGACGGCCATGGAAGACAATTTATCCATGGCGATACCTGCTCTTTTTGCCGTGTTGACGTTGAGCATGGTTTATGCGGTTGCGCTGATCGTTTACAACAAAACGCATATTGAGATGGACGACGATGTCATCCGCGTCTCGCGCCGCCCCCTACCAGATCTCAGCCAGGCCCACGAGGTCAGCCTCTTTGGTGTGGTCGCCATCCGCTGTGCAGAGACGAAAATCTCTAAGAAGAACGACTATGACACGCCGCGTTACCGTGTCTGGGCAGAGATGGCTGATGGCAGCAAAAAGACCATCATCACGGATCTGACCGAGGATTATGCGTATTACGTCGCCCGCCTCCTGGACGAACAACTCAACGATGGCCTCACGTCGGTCGATTTATCCCGCCTGGCGGATGAGCAGAATGCCAATCAATATGTTGAGCACGTTGAACAAAAAAGCGCAAACAGGCAAGATATGAGTGTTCTGCTGCACACCTGATCTTGACGATATTGAGCGCGTTATTGTGTATTAAAACAGCAATAAGCTGATAAAAAGCAAAAACAGCATCCAGACAGTGATGCTGTTTTTGCATCTCGCTACATGCTCAAGAAGCCAATTCTTCATCGAGCGTGTCAGCTTTGTCAGATTCATAATCGTTAAACATCATTGCTTCATCGCCACGATGCACACGCTGAATCAGTTCATTCAAAATCAGGGTCGTTTCGCGCGCCTTTTCCAGGTTCTGCCCTGTGCCAAGGATATAGTTGTACCCCCAGAACAGCCCATCACCTGTTGAGAAGCTAATTTCAACAGTACGCTGCCGCCAATAACCAAACCAGAAGATCAGGCCACCAATCACGAAGAAGATAATCGACGTCAATAAAGAACCTGTACTGACCAGTTCACCCAGGTTATTCCGATAAACAGGCGCAATACCAGGTAACACCATCAAACCAAAGAAGCCAAAGGCCAGCGCAAAAAACAGCGCAAAGCGAGGCCGTTTATATCCCCATGTTGTGGTGATAATCTGGCTCATAGGCAAAAACGTCTGTCCCTCATTAAAGATACCAGACGAAGCAATTTTAATATCTCGTACAGAAATCGTGATGTCATAAGTCATCGCTGCATTGAGGAACTTCAGCACCCAACCAATAAAGCCAGATTTACGCCCTGTCAGGTGCACAATCTGTGTTGGGTTCTTGCGGTCAATGTCATATTTCGTCAGATAGAGGCTGTCGACAATATGATTGCGCTTATCCCTCAAAAAAAACATGTAGAAAATGTAGAGGCCGGGTGCCGCAATAAAAGGTAGGAGAAACATAGTATCATCCTTGAGCTATAGTGGATAAATAGGGAAATGGAATTATGAAAAACGATTGACAACGCCACTCAATAAAATTGAAGCAGCGGCAATACCGATCCCGGATGAGGTGCTGCCCGTAACAAGCAAAATAAGGCCAAATAAAACGCCGATAGCGCCGATGCCATAGATCAATGGCTTGATAGACTTGAAAACAGGCTGGTTCACCTGGCGGAACATGTCGTCCTGTTGTTGGCGAAGCTCATTTTTCTTCTGCTCATCAACGTAAAAGGCCCTTTGTGCCTTGGATGTGTTGTGCGTATGACGGTTGATCGTCGTTGTATTGCCATCACCAAAGACATATGTGCCATCGGGGCTGTTCTCGTTATGAATCTGAATCGTTGGCTTTTCGGCTGGGGTAGGCCCTGGGGCGGGAAGATGACTTTTCTCTAGGTCATTGAGTGTTGCATATAGATAGGTCATGCCCTGCTGATTTTGCACGCCCCCTATGAGGTTGATGCAATGCAGATGAGATAGCCGAGATAGAATCTCTGTTTCGACAAGGATGAGGGGCACAATATGCTTGTCAAAATCAAGCGCATAAGTCAGTTCACGCTGGCAAAATTCAGATTGATTAGCCGTGGGGGACATCATATAGAGAACGACGTCAGCCGCCATGATCTGCTGAACAATGCCTTTCCACCAATCCGCACCACCATTACGGTTGAGTTCTTCATCCCACCAAATATCAACACTGGGGAAAACTTGCCGGAGTCGCGAAATGACATCATCAACCAGCGCTTTATCCGCGCGGCTGTAGCTAATAAATATCTTCATTTGTGCACCCTTATTTGAGAACTCAAATAAGTATATGCAACTTAGGCTTGTTGTGCTACTTATTTAACTTAAATTTATATATTCATATACTGTTTAATTTTTATCGTAATGTTCACATTCTCAACTGAATGCGGTGTGAGACTGATTAAGCAGCGAGCGACAGCGATCTTACGCCTGGTTTTGAGTGACAAAGGCATCGCGCTTATGAATAGCGAGCTGAATCATCGCCTGCACCTGGGGAATACCGATTTCTGGCGTGCCATTGCGGTTCTCGTTCGCGAGCTGGGCCCATTGGCTG
The Phototrophicus methaneseepsis DNA segment above includes these coding regions:
- a CDS encoding phospholipase D-like domain-containing protein, whose translation is MTNRRNTPSQKSPNPIQGCLASVAAALVFGVGVLIFALTGVDLFGVIDGDIEVVPTIPTVVVTQPPVVTPGPQTVSMIPVGQGFGYGKGFWQVYFTAPTGERNRALWTDGIDVPVAQAIDSAQATLDIAAFELNNEVITAAILRAHERGVQVRIVTDDENGIEDDDSTLLELEIEDIPIVNDERTALMHNKFIIVDGISVWMGSLNYTMNGVYRNNNNLLQIRSRRLVEAYQQEFNEMFVQHAFGPTSPTGNGGSFTVEGVPMQVYFASEDDVMPFVVNAVNQAQSSIVFMAFSFTRDDLGQAMLARAANGVHVEGVFETTGSGTQYSEMTMLACAGLSVMRDGNNGVMHHKVIILDGTTVITGSFNFSDSAAESNDENLLIIQDKDLATLYTAEYDRVRSLATTPEVTCDA
- a CDS encoding bifunctional homocysteine S-methyltransferase/methylenetetrahydrofolate reductase: MSQQIATKLAFIDRLQQPKPLLVDGAMGTMLQQRGNLKISACFDELNLTQPELVQGVHMDYLAAGADIIETNTFSANRVKLAEHSLADRVGDINQAAVAIARRALQAAGRENDAYIAGSIGPLGAGIAPYGSLTEPEARKAFNEQLQALVDAGVDLLLFETFANDDELLLAVEEAQTIAPEMPIVAHATFTPDSRTYLGRTPARVANALYKAGATVIGVNCGGGPAHISEMLQAMHNAVPKARLSAMPNAGYPQAMGGRVMYPAQAEYFGDAALTLRAQGAVIVGGCCGTTPAHISAMRTALDDASRVALVGHVDVHDDEESSTEQLRPTEFAERLQDGRFTVTVEIAPPRSYTAEKLLTNARLLRDAGADMLNVADTPAARMRMSAWAVAHLLQQKLGIETVLHFPTRGRNALRVQGDLLAAHALGLRNLFITMGDPARIGDYPDATDSYDIAPSRLIGVVKQEMNEGRDMGGSSIGRPTQFTVGCALNMAADDLDREMRVLEKKLSSGADYALGQAVFDPPRIDRFLEAYEKTFKEAFKLPVLMGVMPLYSLKHAHFLNNEVPGIEIPEAIFKRLEDAGDGAAEEGVAIAVELMEQMRDRVQGAYIIPAYGRYKLAAEVVAAVSG
- a CDS encoding MJ0042-type zinc finger domain-containing protein codes for the protein MQVVCPECGEQVPAENINIQQMVAVCPTCNAVFKFDLSQIKADHRKVKRPHQLTIHNEGDYLHMAFFTNFRLDKSESFIRSIALSIAFAFSTFATGMTAMEDNLSMAIPALFAVLTLSMVYAVALIVYNKTHIEMDDDVIRVSRRPLPDLSQAHEVSLFGVVAIRCAETKISKKNDYDTPRYRVWAEMADGSKKTIITDLTEDYAYYVARLLDEQLNDGLTSVDLSRLADEQNANQYVEHVEQKSANRQDMSVLLHT
- a CDS encoding toll/interleukin-1 receptor domain-containing protein — its product is MKIFISYSRADKALVDDVISRLRQVFPSVDIWWDEELNRNGGADWWKGIVQQIMAADVVLYMMSPTANQSEFCQRELTYALDFDKHIVPLILVETEILSRLSHLHCINLIGGVQNQQGMTYLYATLNDLEKSHLPAPGPTPAEKPTIQIHNENSPDGTYVFGDGNTTTINRHTHNTSKAQRAFYVDEQKKNELRQQQDDMFRQVNQPVFKSIKPLIYGIGAIGVLFGLILLVTGSTSSGIGIAAASILLSGVVNRFS